One window of the Fusobacterium animalis 7_1 genome contains the following:
- a CDS encoding aminoacyl-histidine dipeptidase — protein sequence MSRKLENLKPERVFYYFEELSKIPRESANEKAVSDFLVDTAKKLGLEVYQDKINNIVIKKPATKGYENSDGVILQGHMDMVCEKELDSNHNFKTDGIDLIVDGKFLRANKTTLGADNGIAVAMGLAILEDNTIEHPEIELLVTVEEETTMRGAMELEENILTGKMLINIDSEEEGWVTVGSAGGREVDIIFNEEKEKFDNTNSNFYRLEVKNLFGGHSGAEIHKNRLNANKVMSEVISEIKKDFDIKLCDIKGGSKDNAIPRECYFDIAVDKSSSQNFINKSKEIFENFKNKYIGQDPNITFEISDLKNKYDKIYSKNLFEKVLGLVKDLPTGVNTWLKEYPDIVESSDNLAIVKVIDDKITVIVSLRSSEPSVLDSLEEKITTVAKKYNASYKVSGGYPEWRFKPISRLRDTAVKTYQDLFNEKMQVAVIHAGLECGAISMHYPNLDMISIGPNIYDVHTPKEKMEIASVEKYYKYLVELLKNLK from the coding sequence ATGTCAAGAAAATTAGAAAATTTAAAACCAGAAAGAGTATTTTATTATTTTGAAGAATTATCAAAAATTCCAAGGGAATCAGCAAATGAAAAAGCTGTGAGTGATTTTTTAGTGGATACTGCCAAAAAATTGGGATTAGAAGTGTATCAAGATAAAATTAATAATATAGTTATTAAAAAGCCTGCAACTAAGGGTTATGAAAATTCAGATGGAGTAATACTTCAAGGACATATGGACATGGTTTGTGAAAAAGAACTTGATTCCAACCATAATTTTAAAACAGATGGGATTGATTTAATTGTTGATGGTAAATTTTTAAGAGCAAATAAAACAACTCTTGGAGCCGATAATGGAATAGCAGTTGCTATGGGACTTGCTATTCTTGAAGATAATACTATTGAACACCCAGAAATTGAATTACTTGTTACTGTTGAAGAAGAAACAACAATGAGAGGAGCTATGGAACTTGAAGAAAATATTTTAACTGGAAAAATGTTAATCAATATTGATTCAGAAGAGGAAGGCTGGGTTACCGTTGGTAGTGCTGGTGGAAGAGAAGTAGATATTATTTTTAATGAAGAAAAAGAAAAATTTGATAATACTAATTCAAATTTTTATAGATTGGAAGTTAAAAATCTATTTGGAGGACATTCAGGAGCTGAAATTCATAAAAATAGATTAAATGCTAATAAGGTTATGAGTGAAGTTATATCAGAAATTAAAAAAGATTTTGATATAAAATTATGTGATATTAAAGGTGGTTCAAAAGATAATGCAATTCCAAGAGAGTGTTATTTTGATATAGCTGTTGATAAGTCTTCTTCTCAAAATTTTATCAATAAAAGTAAAGAAATTTTTGAAAACTTTAAAAATAAATATATAGGACAAGATCCTAATATTACTTTTGAAATTTCTGATTTAAAGAATAAATATGATAAAATTTATTCTAAGAATTTATTTGAAAAAGTTTTAGGACTTGTAAAGGACTTACCAACAGGAGTAAATACTTGGCTAAAAGAATATCCTGATATAGTTGAAAGTTCTGATAACTTGGCTATTGTTAAAGTTATAGATGATAAAATTACTGTTATAGTATCTTTAAGAAGTTCTGAACCTAGTGTTTTAGATAGCTTAGAAGAAAAAATAACTACTGTTGCTAAAAAATATAATGCTAGTTATAAAGTTAGTGGTGGCTATCCTGAATGGAGATTTAAACCTATATCTCGTTTAAGAGATACTGCTGTTAAAACTTATCAAGATTTATTTAATGAAAAAATGCAAGTAGCTGTTATCCATGCAGGACTTGAATGTGGAGCAATTTCTATGCACTATCCAAATTTAGATATGATTTCAATAGGACCTAATATCTATGATGTTCATACTCCAAAAGAAAAAATGGAGATAGCTTCTGTTGAAAAATATTATAAATATTTAGTTGAATTATTAAAAAATTTAAAATAA
- a CDS encoding type II toxin-antitoxin system RelE family toxin has translation MKQEFIIDFIIRKPAKSFFKKHENIKEKFKNNIILHFKGQRNIDIKKLIGYSDLFRMRINSYRVIYKVINNKIILIDVIDADNRGDIY, from the coding sequence ATGAAGCAAGAGTTTATTATTGATTTTATAATCCGTAAACCTGCAAAGTCTTTTTTCAAAAAACATGAAAATATAAAAGAAAAATTTAAAAATAATATTATTCTTCATTTTAAAGGACAAAGAAATATAGATATAAAAAAACTAATAGGATATAGTGATTTATTTAGAATGAGAATAAACAGTTATAGGGTTATTTATAAAGTTATAAATAATAAAATTATATTAATTGATGTTATAGATGCCGATAATAGAGGAGATATATATTAA
- a CDS encoding MBL fold metallo-hydrolase has protein sequence MLNEIAKNIYLVEVPLPKNPLRALNCYFIKNGENILVVDSGFDHEESEKAFFNALDELGAKVGKTDMFLTHLHADHSGLALKFKNKYQGKVYCSQIDTDYINQMKHELYADRFVPTLKVMGMKPDFKFFETHPGLVYCVKGKLDTTIVKDGDKIDFGDYHFEVVDLSGHTPGQVGIYDREHKILFSGDHILNKITPNISFWEFKYEDILGTYLKNLDKVYNMDVNIIYAAHRGIIENPKLRIDELKKHYADRNAEVYGLLKEGEKFSAAQIAAKMHWDYRAKNFEEFPNNQKWFATGEALANLEHLRAIGKADYEFIDGIAFYRAI, from the coding sequence ATGTTAAATGAAATTGCAAAAAATATATATTTAGTAGAGGTACCTTTACCTAAAAATCCATTGAGAGCATTAAATTGTTATTTTATTAAAAATGGTGAAAATATTTTAGTTGTAGATAGTGGTTTTGACCATGAAGAAAGTGAAAAAGCATTTTTTAATGCCTTAGATGAATTAGGAGCAAAAGTTGGAAAGACAGATATGTTTCTAACTCATTTACATGCTGACCATTCAGGGTTGGCTTTAAAATTTAAAAATAAATATCAAGGTAAAGTCTATTGTAGCCAAATAGATACTGATTATATAAATCAAATGAAACATGAACTGTATGCTGATAGATTTGTTCCTACATTAAAAGTTATGGGAATGAAACCAGACTTTAAATTTTTTGAAACTCACCCTGGACTTGTTTATTGTGTAAAAGGAAAACTTGACACAACAATAGTCAAAGATGGAGATAAAATAGATTTTGGAGATTATCATTTTGAAGTTGTTGATTTAAGTGGTCATACTCCTGGGCAAGTTGGAATATATGACAGAGAACATAAAATCCTATTCTCAGGAGATCATATTTTAAATAAGATAACACCTAATATAAGTTTTTGGGAATTCAAATATGAAGATATTTTAGGAACATATCTTAAAAATTTAGATAAGGTTTACAATATGGATGTAAATATAATTTATGCAGCACATAGAGGAATAATTGAAAATCCTAAACTTAGAATAGATGAGCTAAAAAAACACTATGCTGATAGAAATGCAGAAGTGTATGGTTTATTAAAAGAAGGAGAAAAATTTTCTGCTGCACAGATTGCTGCAAAAATGCACTGGGATTATAGAGCTAAAAATTTTGAAGAATTTCCTAATAATCAAAAATGGTTTGCAACAGGTGAAGCATTAGCTAATTTAGAACATTTAAGAGCTATTGGCAAGGCAGATTATGAGTTTATAGACGGAATTGCTTTTTATAGAGCTATATAA
- a CDS encoding glutamine synthetase III produces the protein MNNLLDNFGTNCFSEKNLKNRVPDYVVKKFLEIKNGKAELTLEIADIIANAIKMWALEKGATHYTHWFQPLTDLTAEKHESFISINSDGTNMAKFSGKDLMKGESDTSSFPNGGLRSTFEARGYTAWDISSPMFLKGEEGCKTLYIPTAFIAYNGEALDKKVPLLRSINSLKEQALKIQKLLGDNETENINVTLGVEQEYFLVDKQFFYKRQDLVLSGKTVFGCLPPKGQQMNDHYYGMIKERIENFMAELDNELWKVGVMSKTKHNEVAPNQFEIALMFSTANVSVDQNQITMDMIKKVANRHNMVALLHEKPFQGVNGSGKHCNWSLSTDKGVNLYDPETLSENNLSFLIYLIAVIEGVDRYASALRATTATPGNDYRLGGHEAPPAIISIFLGDQLVNILENIENVNFNNNSNSHPSEITIDKNISRIPKDISDRNRTSPMAFTGNKFEFRMPGSSASPATPIFVLNTIVADILKEYNEYLEKELKNKSIKEVVISLVKDRYNKHKRIVFNGNGYEQKWVDEAKKRGLPNLKDTVEGLPALIEEDIIQLFERNSVLSRSESLSRFHVYVERYNKQCNLEVSTGIKIVRNQVYPFIIKYISNLSKSIHRSRKIFPDEDLFKYDIDILKEIILLKNDMLIYTDKLEENLASAIKIEDLYQRARFYANEVKPTLEKLREKVDKLEEKIATDAWPIPSYYDLLFNL, from the coding sequence ATGAACAACTTATTGGACAATTTTGGGACTAACTGTTTTTCAGAAAAAAATTTAAAGAATAGAGTTCCAGATTATGTGGTTAAGAAATTTTTAGAAATCAAAAATGGAAAAGCTGAACTTACATTAGAGATTGCAGATATAATAGCAAATGCTATAAAAATGTGGGCATTGGAGAAAGGAGCAACACATTATACACATTGGTTTCAACCTCTTACCGACCTTACAGCTGAAAAACATGAATCTTTTATATCCATTAATTCAGATGGAACAAATATGGCAAAATTTTCAGGAAAGGATTTAATGAAAGGTGAATCTGACACTTCATCATTTCCAAATGGAGGGTTAAGATCAACTTTTGAAGCAAGAGGTTACACTGCTTGGGACATAAGTTCCCCTATGTTTTTAAAAGGTGAAGAAGGTTGTAAAACATTATATATTCCAACAGCTTTTATAGCATATAATGGAGAGGCTTTGGATAAAAAAGTTCCTTTACTTCGTTCTATAAATTCTTTAAAAGAACAGGCTTTAAAAATTCAAAAATTATTAGGAGATAATGAAACTGAAAATATAAATGTAACTCTTGGTGTGGAACAAGAATATTTCTTAGTTGATAAACAATTTTTTTATAAAAGACAAGATTTGGTTTTGTCTGGTAAAACAGTTTTTGGTTGTTTACCACCAAAAGGGCAACAAATGAATGACCATTATTATGGAATGATAAAAGAAAGAATAGAAAATTTTATGGCAGAGCTTGATAATGAACTTTGGAAAGTTGGAGTTATGTCAAAGACAAAACATAATGAAGTTGCTCCAAATCAGTTTGAAATTGCATTGATGTTTAGTACTGCAAATGTTTCTGTTGACCAAAATCAAATTACTATGGATATGATTAAAAAGGTTGCTAATAGGCATAATATGGTTGCACTTTTGCATGAAAAACCTTTTCAAGGGGTAAATGGTTCAGGGAAACATTGTAATTGGTCATTATCTACTGATAAGGGAGTAAATTTATATGACCCTGAGACACTTTCTGAAAATAATTTAAGTTTTTTAATTTATTTAATTGCTGTAATAGAAGGTGTGGATAGATATGCTTCCGCACTTAGAGCAACAACTGCTACTCCTGGAAATGATTATAGGTTAGGAGGACATGAAGCTCCACCAGCAATTATTTCCATATTTTTAGGAGATCAATTAGTAAACATTTTAGAAAATATTGAAAATGTGAACTTTAATAATAATTCAAATTCACACCCAAGTGAAATAACCATAGATAAAAACATTTCAAGAATTCCAAAAGATATATCTGATAGAAATAGAACTTCTCCTATGGCTTTTACGGGGAATAAATTTGAGTTTAGAATGCCAGGTTCTAGTGCCTCACCAGCAACACCTATATTTGTATTAAATACAATAGTTGCTGATATATTGAAAGAATATAATGAATATTTAGAAAAAGAATTAAAAAATAAATCTATTAAGGAAGTTGTTATATCTCTTGTAAAAGATAGATATAATAAGCATAAAAGAATTGTATTTAATGGCAATGGCTATGAACAAAAATGGGTAGATGAAGCTAAGAAAAGAGGACTTCCTAATTTGAAAGATACAGTTGAAGGTTTACCTGCATTGATAGAGGAAGATATCATACAGTTATTTGAAAGAAATTCTGTACTTTCAAGGAGTGAATCACTTTCAAGATTCCATGTCTATGTAGAAAGATATAATAAACAATGTAATCTTGAAGTTTCAACTGGAATTAAAATTGTAAGAAATCAAGTTTATCCATTTATAATAAAATATATTTCTAATCTTTCAAAGTCTATACATCGTTCAAGAAAAATTTTCCCAGATGAAGATTTATTCAAATATGATATAGACATTTTAAAAGAAATAATTTTGCTAAAAAATGATATGTTAATATATACTGATAAATTAGAAGAAAATTTGGCTAGTGCTATAAAAATTGAAGATTTATATCAAAGAGCTAGGTTCTATGCAAATGAGGTTAAACCAACATTAGAAAAACTTAGAGAAAAGGTAGATAAATTAGAAGAAAAGATTGCTACTGATGCTTGGCCTATACCAAGTTACTATGATTTATTATTTAATTTATAA
- a CDS encoding GNAT family N-acetyltransferase yields the protein MIKEFDGSQKMMEDIIYIDSKSFKDIDSDIDELCERIKKNKQYQLFVKYSQNIPVAYLGILYMSNLHYDGAWIDLIAVVEEHRNKGIGRELLKFAENKVKEKKGTVLTGLVRKDNVSSSTMFLNSNFKPSEKDFILYLKDI from the coding sequence ATGATAAAAGAATTTGATGGTTCACAAAAAATGATGGAAGATATAATCTATATAGATAGCAAATCTTTTAAAGACATAGATTCTGATATAGATGAGTTATGTGAAAGAATAAAAAAGAATAAACAATATCAATTATTTGTTAAATACTCACAAAATATTCCAGTTGCATATTTAGGAATTTTGTATATGTCTAATTTACATTATGATGGAGCATGGATAGATTTAATTGCAGTGGTGGAAGAACATAGAAATAAAGGTATAGGCAGAGAATTACTTAAATTTGCTGAAAACAAGGTAAAAGAAAAGAAAGGGACAGTTTTAACTGGTTTAGTAAGAAAAGATAATGTTTCTTCTTCTACAATGTTTTTGAATTCAAATTTTAAACCTAGTGAAAAAGATTTTATTCTATACTTAAAAGATATTTAA
- a CDS encoding LysE family transporter, which translates to MILNMLFEYLPYALITNFTPGPNNILALNSTKTYGFKRSWKVLLGICLGFTCIMIICGIVCISLKKVSDTYQNIMKYIGALYIFWLAWHIFKSKPSSVLENSPKELTFLYGFIAQFVNVKVMLYGMVSISTFILPYTQSALFIFLFIFGMSILGAIAALVWALAGSLFQDFLNRHYRIFNTVMGLILVKSAFDLLLH; encoded by the coding sequence ATGATTTTAAATATGTTATTTGAATATCTTCCCTATGCTTTAATAACTAATTTTACTCCAGGACCAAATAATATTCTTGCTCTAAATTCAACAAAAACTTATGGATTTAAAAGAAGTTGGAAAGTATTATTAGGGATATGTTTAGGATTTACTTGTATTATGATAATCTGTGGGATAGTTTGTATTTCATTAAAAAAAGTTAGTGACACCTATCAAAATATTATGAAATATATAGGAGCTTTATATATATTTTGGTTAGCATGGCATATTTTTAAAAGTAAACCTAGTAGTGTTTTAGAAAATTCACCTAAGGAATTAACATTTTTATATGGTTTTATAGCTCAATTTGTTAATGTAAAAGTAATGCTTTATGGAATGGTTTCTATTTCAACATTTATATTGCCATATACTCAATCTGCCTTATTTATTTTTCTATTTATTTTTGGAATGTCTATTTTAGGAGCTATTGCAGCTTTGGTCTGGGCTTTAGCAGGTAGTTTATTTCAAGATTTTCTAAATAGACATTATAGAATTTTTAATACTGTTATGGGATTAATTCTTGTTAAAAGTGCTTTTGATTTATTATTACATTAA